The proteins below are encoded in one region of Aquisphaera giovannonii:
- the rnk gene encoding nucleoside diphosphate kinase regulator has translation MKTKKKPISITRPDRERLEGLLAGHRGPDLDAYLSALRAELERARVIDADEVPPDVVTMNSTVRLVDVAASEEEEYTLVFPGDADADLGRISVMAPLGTAMLGYRVGDVFEWDVPMGRRRWRVAGVVYQPEAAGHHHL, from the coding sequence ATGAAGACGAAGAAGAAGCCGATTTCCATCACACGCCCCGATCGCGAGCGGCTGGAAGGCCTGCTCGCAGGCCACCGGGGCCCGGACCTAGACGCCTACCTTTCGGCGCTCCGCGCCGAGCTCGAGCGGGCGAGGGTGATCGATGCCGATGAGGTCCCGCCCGACGTGGTCACGATGAACTCGACCGTCCGCCTCGTCGACGTGGCCGCGTCGGAAGAGGAGGAGTACACGCTCGTCTTCCCGGGGGACGCCGACGCCGACCTGGGCAGGATCTCCGTGATGGCCCCCCTGGGGACGGCCATGCTGGGCTACAGGGTCGGGGACGTCTTCGAATGGGACGTCCCGATGGGCCGCAGGCGGTGGCGCGTGGCCGGGGTCGTCTATCAGCCCGAGGCCGCGGGCCACCACCACCTCTGA
- a CDS encoding WD40 repeat domain-containing protein, which yields MSISVDAKRRAHRKASHGDVVTSVAFSPDGGILASGSWDGTVKLWDAVDGRPRLKRTLRGAWDEVEAVAFTPSGEVAGVGTGFDDAPFGEVVLWKPGSPRGRSLVREAGKIDAIAFSPDGATLATGSGDRSSVSLRDVASGEERWALPDHRGPIRSVAYSPDGRRLAVASGAVPAVADRLQGGGLGEISLWDLDGRPPRRFARLAGHAYGSLAVAFSPDGARLASGGFDRVTKLWDAETGREGATLTGHKGWVAAVAFAPDGEVLATGSHDETIKLWDAGTGRELATLAGHTGNVYSVSFSPDGRLLASGSLDGTVRLWDIPPALGRAAGRQRTGG from the coding sequence ATGTCGATTTCAGTCGATGCGAAGCGGAGGGCCCATCGCAAGGCCAGCCACGGCGACGTCGTCACGTCGGTGGCCTTCTCCCCGGACGGGGGGATCCTCGCGAGCGGGAGCTGGGACGGCACCGTCAAGCTCTGGGACGCGGTGGACGGCAGGCCCAGGCTGAAGCGCACCCTCCGCGGCGCATGGGACGAGGTGGAGGCGGTCGCCTTCACGCCGAGCGGCGAGGTCGCGGGCGTCGGGACCGGCTTCGACGACGCCCCCTTCGGCGAAGTCGTCCTGTGGAAGCCGGGATCGCCACGCGGGCGGTCCCTGGTCCGCGAGGCCGGGAAGATCGACGCGATCGCCTTCTCGCCGGACGGCGCGACGCTCGCGACCGGCAGCGGCGATCGCTCCTCGGTCTCGCTCCGGGACGTCGCCTCCGGCGAGGAGCGCTGGGCCCTGCCGGATCACCGCGGGCCCATCCGATCGGTCGCGTACTCGCCCGACGGCCGTCGCCTGGCCGTGGCCTCCGGCGCCGTGCCGGCGGTCGCGGATCGGCTGCAGGGAGGCGGACTCGGGGAGATCTCACTCTGGGACCTGGATGGACGGCCGCCGAGGCGTTTCGCTCGCCTCGCCGGCCACGCCTACGGGAGCCTCGCGGTGGCATTCTCGCCCGACGGTGCTCGCCTGGCGTCCGGCGGATTCGATCGGGTGACCAAGCTCTGGGACGCGGAGACCGGCCGGGAAGGGGCCACGCTGACCGGACACAAGGGGTGGGTGGCGGCCGTCGCCTTCGCGCCCGACGGCGAGGTGCTCGCCACCGGCAGCCACGACGAGACGATCAAGCTCTGGGACGCGGGGACCGGCCGCGAGCTCGCCACCCTGGCGGGGCACACCGGGAACGTCTATTCGGTGTCGTTCTCGCCGGACGGCCGGCTGCTCGCCTCGGGGAGCCTGGACGGCACGGTCCGCCTGTGGGACATACCGCCGGCGCTCGGCCGGGCCGCGGGCAGGCAACGGACCGGCGGCTGA
- a CDS encoding TPM domain-containing protein, protein MFAVFGTLSVIPWILFAQASWNPAPAPAVDVGSSGQAVDVEVRDRGELFGPGAGRRAREALQGIDRVHPARVLIEAIPSLDGAWIADVALRRAKDAAPDRLYVLVAGEEREVGVVAGRRGPASRLTDRQREQIRQAFLGPLRAGHPDEAFDRGILEIRATLDRAAAGTGAGAPAVLLFATTVLAVLLASWAREKLGGGERTREGGGACREHARDAPRRGYRGAGSPRKVGV, encoded by the coding sequence ATGTTCGCGGTCTTCGGCACCCTGTCCGTCATCCCCTGGATCCTCTTCGCGCAGGCGTCATGGAACCCGGCCCCCGCGCCCGCCGTCGACGTCGGCTCGTCGGGGCAGGCCGTCGACGTGGAGGTCCGGGATCGCGGCGAGCTCTTCGGCCCCGGGGCGGGGCGGCGGGCGCGCGAGGCCCTGCAGGGCATCGATCGCGTGCACCCCGCGCGAGTCCTGATCGAGGCGATCCCGTCGCTCGACGGCGCCTGGATCGCCGACGTGGCGCTTCGCCGGGCGAAGGACGCGGCGCCGGACCGGCTCTACGTCCTCGTCGCCGGCGAGGAGCGGGAGGTCGGCGTGGTCGCCGGCCGTCGCGGGCCGGCGAGCCGGCTCACGGACCGGCAGCGGGAGCAGATTCGCCAGGCGTTCCTCGGTCCGCTCCGGGCCGGCCATCCCGATGAGGCATTCGACCGGGGCATCCTCGAGATCCGTGCGACGCTCGATCGCGCCGCGGCCGGCACCGGCGCGGGGGCCCCCGCCGTCCTGCTCTTCGCCACGACCGTCCTGGCCGTCCTGCTGGCCTCCTGGGCGCGGGAGAAGCTCGGCGGGGGCGAGCGAACTCGCGAGGGTGGGGGGGCATGCCGGGAGCATGCGCGTGACGCGCCGCGGCGAGGGTATCGCGGAGCCGGATCTCCGAGGAAGGTTGGAGTGTGA